Proteins encoded within one genomic window of Jiangella mangrovi:
- a CDS encoding FAD-binding and (Fe-S)-binding domain-containing protein, with protein sequence MRSMEPDDAGDLASALRARGLRQVDASTLRRAEYATDASNYRVVPRVVVFPHDADEVAGVVEVARDLGVPVTARGGGTSVAGNAVGPGIVMDLSAHLNRIERLDPEERVAVVEPGVVLGSLQKLAGPHGLRFGPDPSTWSRCTIGGMIGNNACGHRALAYGRTADNVLGLDVLDGRGHRFTARRDLDAAAGLSDLVTANLDVIRTELGRFGRQISGYSLEHLLPENGHDLAKALVGTEGTCGIVLKATLKLVEVPRQPVLVVLGFPDMPAAADAVLGLLPHRPLAIEGLDRRILETVRVIRGAEAVPALPDGGGWLLVEVSGADPGDARERADRLAADAREAGATGVRVLPDGPEARAIWRIREDGAGLAGRTLEGKQAWPGLEDAAVPTEHLGAYLRDLDVLLERHGLAGSPFGHFGDGCVHVRVDVPLHTGGAALRSLMTDAAQLIGGYGGSMSGEHGDGRARGELLPYLYSERMIGVFERFKALFDPDDLLNPEIVVRPAPLDRDLRRPAAAPMPAVPAAGGFAFAHDGGDVTNAVHRCVGVGKCRADLTSTGGFMCPSFLAVGDETTSTRGRARVLQEMLNGSLVQRDWRAPEVHEALDLCLSCKACSTDCPAGVDMATYKSEVLHRAYQGRRRPLTHYTLGRLPRWARLASRFARPLNALASVRPLERLALRLGGMDPRRSIPRFAPMPFHRWWKRRRLSAPARRVGTLPHGAGSNDQRPRVLLWVDTFTDLMSPSIGVAAVELLESAGYEVLTPPPGVCCGLTWITTGQLDGARSQLTPLVAALAPYAEQGIPIVGLEPSCTAVLRGDLTELLPADPRAAAVAAGTMTLAELLTGTGPEQWERPDLTGIEVVVQPHCHHHSVLGFGPDEALLHSLGATTTVLAGCCGLAGNFGMERGHYEVSVAVAENALLPALREAKPGTLLLADGLSCRTQADQLAGVRGLHLAELLVRGAVTTRPVTSAGRDPSGG encoded by the coding sequence ATGCGAAGCATGGAGCCGGACGACGCCGGAGACCTCGCCTCGGCGCTCCGGGCCCGCGGTCTTCGCCAGGTCGACGCGTCGACGCTGCGGCGGGCCGAGTACGCCACCGACGCCTCCAACTACCGCGTGGTCCCGCGGGTCGTCGTGTTCCCGCACGACGCCGACGAGGTGGCCGGCGTGGTCGAGGTGGCGCGCGACCTGGGCGTCCCGGTGACGGCGCGCGGCGGCGGCACCTCGGTGGCCGGCAACGCCGTCGGGCCGGGCATCGTCATGGACCTCTCCGCCCACCTGAACCGGATCGAGCGGCTCGACCCCGAGGAGCGGGTCGCCGTCGTCGAGCCCGGCGTGGTGCTCGGGTCGCTGCAGAAGCTGGCCGGGCCGCACGGGCTGCGGTTCGGGCCCGACCCGTCGACGTGGTCGCGCTGCACCATCGGCGGCATGATCGGCAACAACGCCTGCGGCCACCGCGCCCTGGCGTACGGCCGCACGGCCGACAACGTGCTCGGGCTCGACGTCCTCGACGGGCGCGGGCACCGGTTCACCGCGCGCCGCGACCTCGACGCCGCCGCCGGGCTGTCCGACCTGGTCACCGCGAACCTCGACGTCATCCGCACCGAGCTGGGAAGGTTCGGGCGACAGATCTCCGGCTACTCGCTCGAGCACCTGCTGCCCGAGAACGGCCACGACCTCGCCAAGGCGCTGGTCGGCACCGAGGGCACCTGCGGCATCGTGCTGAAGGCGACCCTGAAGCTGGTCGAGGTGCCGCGGCAGCCGGTGCTCGTCGTCCTCGGCTTCCCGGACATGCCGGCGGCCGCCGACGCCGTCCTGGGCCTGCTCCCGCACCGGCCCCTGGCCATCGAGGGACTGGACCGCCGCATTCTCGAGACCGTCCGGGTCATCCGCGGTGCCGAGGCCGTGCCCGCGCTGCCCGACGGCGGCGGCTGGCTGCTCGTCGAGGTCAGCGGCGCGGACCCCGGCGACGCGCGTGAGCGGGCCGATCGGCTGGCCGCCGACGCGCGCGAGGCCGGCGCCACCGGCGTCCGGGTGCTGCCCGACGGCCCCGAGGCGCGGGCCATCTGGCGCATCCGCGAGGACGGCGCCGGACTGGCCGGGCGGACGCTCGAGGGCAAGCAGGCCTGGCCCGGGCTCGAGGACGCCGCCGTCCCCACCGAGCACCTGGGCGCCTACCTGCGCGACCTCGACGTGCTGCTCGAGCGGCACGGGCTGGCGGGGTCTCCGTTCGGGCACTTCGGTGACGGCTGCGTGCACGTGCGGGTCGACGTGCCGCTGCACACCGGCGGGGCGGCGCTGCGGTCGCTGATGACCGACGCCGCGCAGCTGATCGGCGGCTACGGCGGCTCGATGTCCGGAGAGCACGGCGACGGCCGGGCCCGCGGCGAGCTGCTGCCGTACCTGTACTCCGAGCGGATGATCGGGGTGTTCGAACGGTTCAAGGCGCTCTTCGACCCGGACGACCTGCTGAACCCGGAGATCGTGGTCCGCCCGGCGCCGCTCGACCGCGACCTGCGCCGTCCGGCCGCCGCGCCGATGCCGGCCGTCCCCGCGGCCGGTGGCTTCGCGTTCGCCCACGACGGCGGCGACGTCACCAACGCGGTGCACCGCTGCGTCGGCGTGGGCAAGTGCCGGGCCGACCTCACCTCGACCGGCGGCTTCATGTGCCCGTCGTTCCTGGCGGTCGGCGACGAGACCACGTCCACCCGCGGCCGCGCCCGGGTGCTGCAAGAGATGCTGAACGGGTCGCTGGTGCAGCGCGACTGGCGGGCGCCCGAGGTGCACGAGGCGCTGGACCTGTGCCTGTCGTGCAAGGCCTGCTCCACCGACTGCCCGGCCGGCGTCGACATGGCGACCTACAAGTCCGAGGTGCTGCACCGCGCCTACCAGGGCCGCCGCCGGCCGCTGACGCACTACACGCTGGGCCGGCTGCCGCGCTGGGCCCGGCTGGCGTCGCGGTTCGCCCGGCCGCTGAACGCGCTGGCATCGGTCCGGCCGCTGGAACGGCTGGCGCTGCGCCTCGGCGGCATGGACCCGCGGCGGTCGATCCCGCGGTTCGCGCCGATGCCGTTCCATCGGTGGTGGAAGCGGCGGAGGTTGTCGGCGCCCGCCCGTAGGGTGGGGACCCTCCCTCACGGGGCGGGGTCCAACGACCAGCGGCCGCGGGTGCTGCTGTGGGTCGACACCTTCACCGACCTCATGTCGCCGTCCATCGGCGTCGCGGCCGTCGAGCTGCTCGAGTCCGCCGGCTACGAGGTGCTGACGCCGCCGCCGGGCGTGTGCTGCGGGCTGACCTGGATCACCACGGGGCAGCTCGACGGCGCGCGGTCGCAGCTGACGCCGCTGGTCGCCGCGCTGGCGCCGTACGCCGAGCAGGGCATCCCGATCGTCGGACTGGAGCCATCGTGCACCGCCGTCCTGCGGGGCGACCTCACCGAGCTGCTCCCCGCGGACCCGCGAGCTGCCGCCGTCGCCGCCGGGACCATGACGCTGGCGGAGCTGCTGACCGGCACCGGACCCGAGCAGTGGGAGCGGCCGGACCTCACCGGCATCGAGGTCGTGGTCCAGCCCCACTGTCACCACCACTCGGTGCTGGGGTTCGGCCCGGACGAGGCGCTGCTGCACTCGCTCGGAGCGACCACGACCGTCCTCGCCGGCTGCTGCGGGCTGGCCGGCAACTTCGGCATGGAGCGCGGCCACTACGAGGTGTCGGTGGCGGTGGCCGAGAACGCGCTGCTCCCGGCGCTGCGCGAGGCGAAGCCGGGAACCCTGCTGCTGGCCGACGGGCTGTCCTGCCGGACCCAGGCCGACCAGCTGGCCGGCGTCCGCGGCCTGCACCTCGCCGAGCTGCTGGTGCGCGGTGCGGTCACGACGCGTCCTGTCACATCCGCCGGCCGCGATCCGTCAGGTGGGTGA
- a CDS encoding sigma-70 family RNA polymerase sigma factor yields MRDDDWLAQRFEENRSRLRAVAYRMLGSATEADDAVQESWLRLSRTDTSDVQNLGGWLTTVVSRVALDMLRSRTSRREDPLDDDGSAAVTADEAAPDPEGEALLADAVGPALLVVLDSLAPAERLAFVLHDLFAVPFDEIADILDRSPAATRQLASRARRRIQGADRPSSDPPRQKLVVDAFLAASRNGRFEDLIALLDPDVVLRADQVAIDNAAAGRDQGAPELVRLLRGSEAVAGVFSGRAQHAETVLVDGVYAGAWAPDGTPRALFRFTFDGDRITAIDMVGDPATIAELEVTLLHG; encoded by the coding sequence ATGCGCGACGACGACTGGCTGGCTCAGCGGTTCGAGGAGAACCGGTCGCGGCTGCGGGCGGTGGCCTACCGCATGCTCGGCTCTGCCACTGAGGCCGACGACGCCGTGCAGGAGTCCTGGTTGCGGCTCAGCCGCACCGACACCAGCGACGTGCAGAACCTGGGCGGCTGGCTCACGACGGTGGTGTCGCGGGTGGCGCTGGACATGCTGCGCTCGCGGACGTCGCGGCGCGAGGACCCGCTCGACGACGACGGCAGCGCCGCGGTCACGGCCGACGAGGCCGCCCCCGACCCCGAGGGCGAGGCGCTCCTGGCCGACGCCGTCGGGCCGGCGCTGCTGGTGGTGCTCGACTCGCTGGCGCCGGCCGAGCGGCTGGCCTTCGTCCTGCACGACCTGTTCGCGGTGCCGTTCGACGAGATCGCGGACATCCTCGACCGCTCACCCGCCGCCACCCGGCAGCTGGCCAGCCGGGCGCGCCGGCGCATCCAGGGTGCGGACCGGCCGTCGTCGGACCCGCCCCGGCAGAAGCTCGTCGTCGACGCGTTCCTCGCCGCCTCGCGCAACGGCCGGTTCGAGGACCTGATCGCGCTGCTCGACCCCGACGTGGTGCTCCGCGCCGACCAGGTCGCCATCGACAACGCGGCGGCCGGTCGCGACCAGGGCGCACCGGAGCTCGTCCGCCTGCTGCGCGGCTCCGAGGCCGTCGCCGGTGTGTTCTCGGGCCGGGCCCAGCACGCCGAGACCGTGCTGGTCGACGGCGTCTACGCGGGGGCGTGGGCTCCGGACGGAACGCCGCGGGCGCTGTTCCGGTTCACCTTCGACGGCGACCGCATCACCGCCATCGACATGGTCGGCGACCCCGCCACCATCGCCGAGCTGGAGGTCACGCTGCTGCACGGGTGA
- a CDS encoding ABC transporter substrate-binding protein, with protein MAAALPLVLVACGDDDGDATASGGDSPSAASDPSDPSEGGDEAAFPVTIDTANGPVEITEQPEQIVSLSATATEMLFAIGAGDSVVAADSYSNYPAEAPTTDLSGFEPNVEAIVGYAPDLVIASSDPGDLVSSLAEVGVPAVILAPAVTIDDTYTQLEQLGAVTGQVGDAAELVGQMQTDIDALLAQVPADAAPATYYHELDPNLFTVTSATFIGELYAMAGWTNIADEAPDAAGGYPQLSPEFLVTANPDVVFFADGGAGGVVAEDIAARPGWDQIAAVQQDRIVEVDPDIASRWGPRVVDFLRLVIEERTALASVQ; from the coding sequence CTGGCGGCAGCGCTCCCGCTCGTCCTCGTGGCCTGCGGCGACGACGACGGCGACGCCACCGCGTCGGGCGGCGACTCGCCGTCCGCGGCGTCGGACCCGTCGGACCCCTCGGAGGGCGGTGACGAGGCGGCCTTCCCGGTCACCATCGACACCGCGAACGGCCCCGTCGAGATCACCGAGCAGCCCGAGCAGATCGTCTCGCTGTCGGCCACGGCCACCGAGATGCTGTTCGCCATCGGCGCCGGCGACTCCGTCGTCGCGGCCGACTCGTACTCCAACTACCCGGCCGAGGCGCCCACCACCGACCTCTCCGGGTTCGAGCCGAACGTCGAGGCGATCGTCGGCTACGCCCCCGACCTCGTCATCGCGTCGTCCGACCCCGGCGACCTGGTCAGTAGCCTGGCCGAGGTGGGCGTGCCGGCCGTCATCCTGGCGCCGGCCGTCACCATCGACGACACCTACACGCAGCTCGAGCAGCTGGGCGCTGTGACCGGGCAGGTCGGCGACGCCGCCGAGCTGGTCGGGCAGATGCAGACCGACATCGACGCGCTGCTGGCGCAGGTGCCGGCCGACGCCGCGCCGGCCACGTACTACCACGAGCTCGACCCGAACCTCTTCACCGTCACCAGCGCCACGTTCATCGGCGAGCTGTACGCCATGGCGGGCTGGACCAACATCGCCGACGAGGCGCCCGACGCCGCGGGTGGCTACCCGCAGCTGTCGCCGGAGTTCCTCGTCACCGCGAACCCGGACGTCGTCTTCTTCGCCGACGGCGGCGCCGGCGGGGTCGTGGCCGAGGACATCGCGGCGCGGCCGGGCTGGGACCAGATCGCCGCGGTCCAGCAGGACCGCATCGTCGAGGTCGACCCCGACATCGCCAGCCGCTGGGGTCCGCGCGTCGTCGACTTCCTGCGGCTCGTCATCGAGGAGCGGACGGCGCTCGCGTCCGTCCAGTGA
- a CDS encoding FecCD family ABC transporter permease: MRPVRLPRRWLLASLAVLLAAVLLGLTVGPAGLPLRGVLTEIVDLVPGVDLAGGLDDRQAAVLWQLRAPRVVLGLLVGAMLAIAGAGYQGVFRNPLADPYLLGVAAGAGLGATFAIVSGGSRLLLPLAAFTGGVLGVAATYALGRGVGGRSTNSLILAGVAVAAFLTAVQTFVNQRNTDSLREVYGWILGRLLTAGWGEVLTVLPYVAVSAAVLLAHRRLLDVLSVGPDEAGTLGVPAARVRLVVVLAATLGTAAAVSVSGLIGFVGIVVPHIVRMLAGSSYRIVLPLAALVGATFLVVADLVARTVVSPGELPVGVVTAFVGAPFFTLVLRSARRTW, encoded by the coding sequence TTGCGGCCGGTCCGGCTGCCCCGGCGCTGGCTGCTCGCGTCCCTCGCCGTGCTGCTGGCGGCGGTCCTGCTCGGCCTCACCGTGGGCCCGGCGGGACTGCCGCTGCGCGGCGTGCTGACCGAGATCGTCGACCTGGTGCCGGGCGTCGACCTGGCCGGCGGGCTCGACGACCGCCAGGCGGCGGTGCTCTGGCAGCTGCGCGCGCCACGGGTGGTCCTGGGGCTCCTGGTCGGCGCCATGCTGGCCATCGCCGGGGCCGGCTACCAGGGCGTGTTCCGCAACCCGCTGGCCGATCCGTACCTGCTGGGGGTGGCCGCCGGCGCCGGGCTCGGTGCGACGTTCGCCATCGTCTCGGGCGGCTCGCGCCTGCTGCTCCCGCTGGCGGCGTTCACCGGCGGCGTGCTGGGCGTGGCCGCCACCTACGCACTGGGGCGGGGGGTGGGCGGGCGGAGCACCAACTCGCTGATCCTGGCCGGCGTCGCGGTCGCGGCGTTCCTCACCGCCGTGCAGACCTTCGTCAACCAGCGCAACACCGACTCGCTGCGCGAGGTGTACGGCTGGATCCTCGGCCGGCTGCTCACCGCCGGCTGGGGCGAGGTGCTGACGGTGCTGCCGTACGTCGCGGTGTCGGCCGCGGTGCTGCTGGCGCACCGGCGGCTGCTCGACGTCCTCAGCGTCGGTCCGGACGAGGCCGGCACGCTGGGCGTCCCGGCCGCACGGGTCCGGCTGGTCGTGGTCCTGGCCGCGACGCTCGGCACGGCGGCGGCGGTGTCGGTCAGCGGGCTCATCGGCTTCGTCGGCATCGTCGTCCCGCACATCGTGCGCATGCTCGCCGGGTCGTCGTACCGCATCGTGCTGCCGCTGGCGGCGCTGGTGGGGGCGACGTTCCTGGTGGTCGCCGACCTCGTCGCCCGCACCGTCGTGTCGCCCGGCGAGCTGCCGGTCGGCGTGGTGACGGCGTTCGTCGGCGCCCCGTTCTTCACCCTCGTGCTCCGCAGCGCCCGGAGGACCTGGTGA
- a CDS encoding ABC transporter ATP-binding protein, with amino-acid sequence MTVDAVGVTLLERRVVDGVSLAVPAGTWLTLVGPNGAGKSTLLRAVSGAVAFDGSIAFDGVEVARLRSRDRARLVAVVPQDPARPEGMTVLDYVLLGRTPYIPYLGTESAEDLAVAGELLDTLELRALSGRLVTELSGGEFQRTVLARALAQQAPVLLLDEPTSSLDLGHAQQVLELVDELRASRGLTVVSALHDLTTAGQFADHLVLLVDGRVVAQGSAQEVLTEDLISAHYGARVRVLTDPQGGVVVVPLRPGRSARDIGGVA; translated from the coding sequence CTGACCGTCGACGCCGTCGGCGTCACTCTGCTCGAGCGGCGGGTGGTCGACGGCGTCAGCCTCGCCGTCCCCGCGGGCACCTGGCTCACGCTGGTCGGGCCGAACGGCGCCGGCAAGTCGACGCTGCTGCGGGCGGTGTCCGGCGCGGTGGCGTTCGACGGCTCCATCGCGTTCGACGGTGTCGAGGTCGCCCGGCTGCGCTCCCGCGACCGCGCCCGCCTGGTCGCCGTCGTCCCGCAGGACCCGGCCCGCCCCGAGGGCATGACCGTCCTCGACTACGTGCTGCTCGGCCGTACGCCGTACATCCCGTACCTGGGGACGGAGTCGGCCGAGGACCTCGCGGTGGCCGGCGAGCTGCTCGACACGCTGGAGCTGCGGGCGCTGTCCGGGCGCCTGGTCACGGAGCTCTCCGGCGGCGAGTTCCAGCGCACCGTGCTGGCCCGGGCGCTGGCCCAGCAGGCGCCGGTGCTGCTGCTCGACGAGCCGACCAGCTCGCTCGACCTCGGCCACGCCCAGCAGGTGCTCGAGCTGGTCGACGAGCTGCGGGCCTCGCGCGGGCTGACGGTGGTCAGCGCCCTGCACGACCTCACCACGGCCGGGCAGTTCGCCGACCACCTGGTGCTGCTGGTCGACGGCCGGGTCGTGGCGCAGGGGTCGGCCCAGGAGGTGCTGACCGAGGACCTCATCTCCGCGCACTACGGCGCCCGGGTGCGGGTGCTGACCGACCCGCAGGGCGGTGTGGTCGTGGTGCCGCTGCGGCCCGGCCGCTCGGCCCGCGACATCGGCGGGGTCGCGTGA
- a CDS encoding cobalamin biosynthesis protein has protein sequence MSAAAVVVAVALDAAFREPPPAAHPVRWIGRYLSAAGRPVPASPPGPAVLRGGLAWALGAATAYGAGWAVSRAAARLPGSVRPVVVGVALWPLFAHRMLLDEVAAVERALTDGGVEAGRAAVARIVSRDVSGLTADEVRQAAVESLGENLSDSVVAPLFWYAVGGLPAAALYRFANTADAVWGYRTPRWNHAGRVAARADDLLNLAPARLTGVLLAGRGVSWDRLRTEAALTPSPNAGWPMAALALRLGVRLAKPRVDADREVLGGDECRKGEEISVYILGDPGRTVTAADARAALRLARTRGWAAAAAAAVVAGMRSRRGGRR, from the coding sequence GTGAGCGCCGCGGCGGTGGTCGTCGCGGTGGCGCTGGACGCGGCGTTCCGGGAGCCGCCGCCGGCCGCGCATCCGGTCCGCTGGATCGGCCGGTACCTCTCCGCGGCCGGGCGGCCGGTGCCGGCGTCGCCGCCGGGTCCCGCGGTGCTGCGGGGCGGCCTGGCCTGGGCGCTCGGGGCGGCGACGGCGTACGGCGCGGGTTGGGCGGTGTCGCGGGCGGCGGCCCGGCTGCCGGGATCGGTGCGACCGGTGGTCGTCGGTGTGGCGCTCTGGCCGCTGTTCGCGCACCGGATGCTGCTCGACGAGGTCGCGGCGGTGGAGCGGGCACTGACCGACGGCGGGGTCGAGGCCGGGCGGGCCGCGGTGGCGCGGATCGTCAGCCGCGACGTCTCGGGCCTGACGGCGGACGAGGTCCGGCAGGCGGCGGTCGAGTCGCTGGGCGAGAACCTGTCCGACTCCGTCGTCGCACCGCTGTTCTGGTACGCGGTGGGCGGGCTGCCGGCGGCCGCGCTGTACCGGTTCGCCAACACCGCCGACGCCGTCTGGGGCTACCGCACGCCGCGCTGGAACCATGCCGGCCGGGTCGCCGCGCGCGCCGACGACCTGCTCAACCTGGCGCCGGCCCGGCTGACCGGCGTGCTGCTGGCCGGCCGCGGCGTGTCCTGGGACCGGCTGCGTACGGAGGCCGCGCTGACGCCGTCGCCGAACGCGGGCTGGCCCATGGCGGCGCTGGCCCTGCGGCTGGGGGTGCGGCTGGCCAAGCCGCGCGTCGACGCCGACCGCGAGGTCCTAGGCGGGGACGAGTGCCGCAAGGGAGAGGAAATCAGCGTCTACATCCTGGGTGACCCGGGCCGGACGGTGACCGCGGCGGACGCCCGGGCCGCGCTCCGGCTGGCGCGGACCCGTGGCTGGGCGGCGGCCGCCGCTGCCGCCGTCGTCGCCGGAATGCGGTCACGCCGCGGAGGCCGACGATGA
- a CDS encoding cobyric acid synthase, with protein sequence MTAVMIQGCTSWAGKSLLTTALCRWYARQGLKVAPFKAQNMSNNARVVDGGEIGVAQWLQARAAGVEPEVRMNPVLLKPEAGTSQVVRLGRVDEELSRRPWRDRSEALWPTVEAALAELLDEYDLVVVEGAGSPAEINLAANDIVNMRVAERAAAPVLLAVDIDRGGAFAHLYGTWALLPPEHRQRIRGFVLNRFRGDASLLPPGPQQLQDLTGVPTVGVVPMVRHDLPDEDGAALRAPARGGLPPVAIVRYPAASNLDEFALLEQVADVRWVTAPWHLDGAATVLLPGSKHVSSDLEWLRSTGLFAAVRTAAGRPGVRVLGVCGGLQLLGRRLEDPHGVDGAGEGLGLLPLTTTFEPEKLVRRRSLTLPSLDGPWAGLSGLAVDGYEIRQGRTVLDGDGSQPLVVSAGNVAGWYLHGLFEGPVVLEALFGARPSRTLDDTFELLADVVDEHVDTAVLRSLAGLS encoded by the coding sequence ATGACCGCCGTCATGATCCAGGGCTGCACGAGCTGGGCGGGGAAGAGCCTGCTCACCACCGCGCTGTGCCGCTGGTACGCGCGGCAGGGGCTGAAGGTCGCGCCGTTCAAGGCGCAGAACATGTCGAACAACGCGCGGGTCGTCGACGGCGGCGAGATCGGCGTCGCGCAGTGGCTGCAGGCGCGCGCGGCCGGGGTCGAGCCCGAAGTGCGCATGAACCCCGTCCTGCTCAAGCCCGAGGCCGGGACCAGTCAGGTCGTCCGGCTCGGCCGGGTCGACGAGGAGCTGTCGCGGCGGCCGTGGCGCGACCGCAGCGAGGCGCTCTGGCCGACTGTCGAGGCCGCCCTGGCCGAACTGCTCGACGAGTACGACCTGGTCGTCGTCGAGGGCGCCGGCAGCCCGGCCGAGATCAACCTGGCCGCCAACGACATCGTGAACATGCGGGTCGCCGAGCGGGCCGCCGCACCCGTGCTGCTGGCCGTCGACATCGACCGCGGGGGCGCGTTCGCGCACCTCTACGGCACGTGGGCGCTGCTGCCACCGGAGCACCGGCAGCGGATCCGCGGCTTCGTGCTCAACCGGTTCCGCGGCGACGCGTCGCTGCTGCCTCCCGGGCCGCAGCAGCTGCAGGACCTGACCGGCGTCCCGACCGTCGGCGTCGTGCCGATGGTCCGGCACGACCTGCCCGACGAGGACGGCGCGGCGCTGCGGGCGCCGGCGCGCGGCGGACTGCCGCCGGTGGCGATCGTCCGTTATCCCGCGGCGTCCAACCTCGACGAGTTCGCGCTGCTCGAGCAGGTTGCGGACGTGCGCTGGGTGACGGCGCCGTGGCACCTGGACGGCGCGGCGACGGTGCTCCTGCCCGGGTCGAAGCACGTGTCGTCGGACCTGGAGTGGCTGCGGTCGACGGGCCTGTTCGCGGCCGTGCGGACCGCCGCCGGGCGGCCGGGGGTGCGGGTGCTCGGGGTGTGCGGCGGGCTGCAGCTGCTCGGCCGGCGGCTGGAGGACCCGCACGGGGTCGACGGCGCCGGCGAGGGCCTCGGCCTCCTGCCGCTGACGACGACGTTCGAGCCCGAGAAGCTGGTACGACGGCGGTCGCTGACGCTGCCGTCGTTGGACGGGCCGTGGGCCGGGTTGTCCGGGCTGGCGGTCGACGGCTACGAGATCCGGCAGGGCCGGACGGTCCTGGACGGCGACGGGTCGCAGCCGCTGGTGGTGTCGGCCGGGAACGTCGCGGGCTGGTACCTGCACGGGCTGTTCGAGGGTCCGGTCGTGCTCGAGGCGCTGTTCGGCGCCCGGCCGTCGCGCACGCTCGACGACACCTTCGAGCTGCTGGCCGACGTCGTGGACGAGCACGTCGACACCGCCGTCCTGCGCTCGCTGGCGGGGCTCTCGTGA
- the cobS gene encoding adenosylcobinamide-GDP ribazoletransferase: MIGALRAAVAFLTRLPVGSGPVGDAGLARAGAWFPLVGALVAGVGLAAWWAADWLLGSLAAAVVAVLATVIVTGALHEDGLADTADGLWGGRSPERRLEIMRDSRLGTYGALALAGDLLLRVAVLASAAGGLADAARVLLAGHVLGRAAPLVLAAWLPPARTDGQGQRLGRLGVADAVVAAVTVVVVIVLAGGLWAPVLVAAAAIPVLGLRRAARRRIGGVTGDVLGASAALVNLAVAIAVAALLREDLL; encoded by the coding sequence GTGATCGGGGCGCTGCGGGCCGCGGTGGCCTTCCTGACCCGGCTGCCGGTCGGCTCCGGGCCGGTCGGCGACGCCGGCTTGGCCCGGGCCGGCGCCTGGTTCCCGCTGGTCGGAGCGCTGGTGGCCGGCGTGGGGCTGGCGGCGTGGTGGGCAGCGGACTGGCTGCTCGGGTCGTTGGCTGCCGCCGTGGTGGCGGTGCTGGCGACGGTGATCGTGACCGGCGCGCTGCACGAGGACGGGCTGGCCGACACCGCCGACGGCCTCTGGGGCGGGCGCTCACCGGAGCGGCGGCTCGAGATCATGCGCGACAGCCGGCTCGGCACGTACGGCGCCCTGGCGCTGGCCGGCGACCTGCTGCTGCGGGTGGCGGTGCTGGCGTCGGCCGCCGGCGGGTTGGCCGACGCCGCGCGGGTGCTGCTGGCCGGGCACGTCCTCGGGCGGGCGGCGCCGCTGGTGCTGGCGGCCTGGCTGCCGCCGGCGCGGACGGACGGCCAGGGGCAGCGGCTCGGCCGGCTGGGCGTGGCCGACGCCGTCGTGGCCGCGGTGACGGTCGTGGTCGTGATCGTGCTGGCGGGCGGCCTGTGGGCGCCCGTGCTGGTGGCGGCCGCGGCGATCCCGGTGCTCGGGCTGCGCCGGGCGGCCCGGCGGCGCATCGGCGGCGTCACCGGTGACGTGCTCGGCGCCTCGGCGGCGCTGGTGAACCTCGCGGTCGCGATCGCGGTCGCGGCCCTGCTGCGGGAGGACCTGCTGTGA